The Arachis ipaensis cultivar K30076 chromosome B03, Araip1.1, whole genome shotgun sequence region CAAGTGGTGCAAGAAATCGTACGCTTTACAAAAGTCGATAAGGGCTTTAATATTAGACCTCTGCGTTACTGTACCACTTTTGATACACATCGGTCTTCTCTTCCTTATGTGGCTCGTTTTCATGCAAAGAGGGTTTTAAAATTTCAAGATGCACTGTTGGCAAGCTATCATCGAAATGAGGTCAATACTGGTTCATTTTGTCATGGGGGGTTTCTTAAATTTGGATTAGTCCAGTAGTCAATAGCTGAAAGAGGCTGaaccttttattttgaatattctAAATTTCAGGTCAAATTTGCTGAGCTTACATTGGACACCTATAGAATGATACAATGTTTAGAATGGGAGCCCAGTGGATTATTCTACCAAAAGCCTACAGTTAAAGCAAGTGAAAACGGTGACTCTATTGATCATTCTGGAGCTTCTGGGATAATCAGTATGAATCTTGCTGCAGATATGACTGATCCAAGCATGCCTAGTAATCCTAGAAAAGCAACCTTGTATCATCCGTCTGTGACGCATTTGATAGCAGTGAGTTTTTGAGCCTAGGGGAAAGTTTTTGTTGCTGCATCCTTTCTGATTGCAGAAGTTTTAGTGCTGTACTAGGAACTAGGCCTTCTTGATGTCAATTATATTGCATGCAATTTTTATGATTTCTTTATTAACATGATCTTGATAATCTTATCTGTTAGTATGGAAACACTGTTTTTGGTGTTCTCATTGATCTGAATTTATGTCAAAATTTGTTTTCATGTCTGTATCTGTACTAGGGCATACATGTTTGTGTTTGATTTTTCCTTCACGATATATGGTTTTGGTTTTATGAATCAGTGCCAAAATTCTCAGTTGTTGAATATATGATTTGTTGGTTTTTATGTTGAGCTTCATGATTTTATTCAGGTTATGGCCACAGTTTGTGAGGAACTGCCAACAGATAGTGTTGTGTTATTATATATTTCGGCATCAGGTATACATTTTCTTAGTTTTTTCATGTGTAAGTTATTACTCTGTTGTGTTCATTCTGTTATTATAGGTTAGTCACCACATGAACACTCATACAGGAAAGTCTGGTCATAGTAATGTCTCTCCAACGGGAAATTCTGGCGGGTCATCCAAATATTCAAGATACAAAGGGATTTATCAGGACTTGGGTACTTCTGAAACTCAAAATAATGGCAAGAGAGAATTGAGCAGCTATGACGATTATCTGtggtttttctctctctctctctctctctctctctctctctctctctctctctatatatatatatatatatatatatatattggtggTTATTGTTAGCATTTACTACATGTTACAGAAGAAGTTTTAGCTACACTCACACGTGCCATAATTGAATTTTATCAGGTTCAAACAATCTCTACCCTGGTGATCTTATTCCCTTCACTCGGAAGCCTCTTTTCTTGATTATTGATAGTGATAACAGCCATGCATTCAAGGCAGGTTTGTCAAAACTGTGTATGAGTTGCCTGGAAACTGTTAGGTGGAGATGTTATTTGTACTCGAATCTAATTTTACTTGTTAAAGGATCATGAAGTTTAGCattagtttgttgcaatttaatCTATGGTTTTTATGGTAACAGTTTAAGATGAACTTTATGATGCTAACCGAGGGAAACCCTGCCATGTTAAATTGTTGATTGTCTTAATCAATTTGAACCTGAATTCTCCAAGGACAGTAGAAACGATGTAGTGTGTCAAATGAGTGATGATATCAACTTTCTTGTGTAGTTCTGGCACAGATTTCAGAATGACATAATTTTTCTGGATCTGGGATGATTTTCTGATAAATTTGTTGGGGGCGCCTGTCACTAGAATATTTGCTTGTTGGCTTATCCCATGCTGATTGTGTATTTGAACTGTTGGTACTGACGACTTACCTTCTTTCGTAACTCTGAGAAATGCCATTGATTGACCTGCGTTATTTACATCAACagtcatgatgatgatgactctaCGCAATAAATGATTGCAGGTTTTGCATGGTGCGGAAAGGGGGGAGACAGCCGCACTCTTTCTTTCACCTTTAAGGCCAATTTTCAAGAACCCATCTGAAGTACACTCACATACTGGAAGCCAATTTACCTTTTTCTTGACTGCTCCTTTGTCAGCATTTTGCCAAATGATTGGTGTCTCCCCCAACGAGGCTGATGCAGTAAGAATTGTTTTGAAAAGTTTTTGTACTTTCTTGAGACACTGGCTGAATCTTGTGGGTCTAACTGTTGTGTTAATTATAGGATTTCTACAATGAGGCCGAGAACATACTTGCCAATGCTTTCTCTGAGTGGGAAATTATTCTTTGTTCATCGACTAGCATGGATTTAGTATGGGCACAAATTATAACTGATCCATTTATAAGACGGCTCATTCTAAGGTATTTGCTCCCTAGC contains the following coding sequences:
- the LOC107631685 gene encoding protein SCAI; its protein translation is MSENNDVTLQTFRALVENADHKFARVRDVPAYGRVSQSHFFHKVFKAYTRLWKYQQENRSKLVQCGLKRWEIGEIASRIGQLYFSQYMRTSDIRFLVEAYVFYEAILSRRYFEGSEGSPRDLGVRSKELRFYARFLLVSIILSRSKMVNHLMDRFVALVDDCRSNFRETNFKEWKQVVQEIVRFTKVDKGFNIRPLRYCTTFDTHRSSLPYVARFHAKRVLKFQDALLASYHRNEVKFAELTLDTYRMIQCLEWEPSGLFYQKPTVKASENGDSIDHSGASGIISMNLAADMTDPSMPSNPRKATLYHPSVTHLIAVMATVCEELPTDSVVLLYISASGKSGHSNVSPTGNSGGSSKYSRYKGIYQDLGTSETQNNGKRELSSYDDYLWFFSRILSGSNNLYPGDLIPFTRKPLFLIIDSDNSHAFKVLHGAERGETAALFLSPLRPIFKNPSEVHSHTGSQFTFFLTAPLSAFCQMIGVSPNEADADFYNEAENILANAFSEWEIILCSSTSMDLVWAQIITDPFIRRLILRFIFCRSLLSFFCPPEESEQYMPLCLPQLPPSVSPKAEAVRSVVTQLAMHFDVTDSFHFTDI